The sequence below is a genomic window from Oxyura jamaicensis isolate SHBP4307 breed ruddy duck chromosome 20, BPBGC_Ojam_1.0, whole genome shotgun sequence.
GCAGGTACCTCCGCACGCTGTacctggggctgcagagccgcTGGCAGGCCGAGCACCGCCGCCGCCACTTCTACTGGCGGATGATGTTCGAGAGCGCGGACATCAGCATGCTGCGCCTGCTGGAGACCTTCCTGAAGAGCGCGCCCCAGCtcgtgctgcagctcagcatcaTGGTGCAGCAGAACAGCATTGAGCCGCTGCAAGGTAGGCACAGCCCCCTCCGACCGGCCCCCacggctggggaaggggctggaggggccCGGGGTGCTGGGACCCCACCAACAGTGGCCACGTCAACCCCCTcggccccagccccgtgtccccctgccGCCCTCGACCCCGCTCTCACCGCCCGCTCCGCGCTCTGTGCCCGCAGGGCTCTCGGCTTCGGCCTCGCTCGTCTCCCTGGCGTGGATGATCGCCTCCTACCAGAAGGTGCTGCGGGACTCGCGGGAGGACAAGATGCCCATGTCCTACAAGGGGGCCATCGTGCAGATCCTGTGGCACCTCTTCACCATCGCCGCCCGCGCCATCGCCTTCGCCCTCTTCGCCTCCGTGTTCCAGCTCTACTTCGGCATCTTCATCGTCACCCACTGGTGCATCATGACCTTCTGGATCATCCAGGGCGAGACGGACTTCTGCATGTCCAAGTGGGAGGAGATCATCTACAACATGGTGGTGGGCATCATCTACATCTTCTGCTGGTTCAACGTCAAGGAGGGACGGAGCCGCTACCGCATGTGCATCTACTACGTCATCACGCTGTCCGAGAACGCTGCCCTCACCGTCCTCTGGTTCCTCTACTACAACCGCGAGACCACGTCCGACTTCCACGCCTTAATCCTCGTCTGCGTGGTCAGTTCCAGCTTCGCCCTCGGCATCTTCTTCATGTTCATCTACTACTGCCTCTTGCACCCCAACGGCCCCATGTTTGGCCCCCACGCCGGGGGCTGCATTTTCCGGCAGCAGCCGGCACCGGCGCCGGGGTCCCCCGCGGACGCCGTCACCAGCCCCCCCCCGCTCGCTGCCGCGGACTACAGGGGGGGAACGGGAAGGGGTGCCGGGGGACCGGGACAGCTGCGTGCCCGTCTTTCAGGTGCGGCCctgcgccccgccgccgccggccgcccgcGCCCCGCGGACAGAGGGCCCCGTCATCCGCATAGACCTGCCCAGGAAGAAGTACCCGGCCTGGGACGCCCACTTCATCGACCGGCGCCTGCGGAAGACCATCCTGGCGCTGGAGTACGCCTCCCCGACCACCCCGCGCCTGCAGTACCGCACCGCCGGCGTTTCCCAGGAGCTCCTGGAGTACGAGACCACCGTGTAGGGTGGGCGCGGGGCCGCCGTGGCGCCTCCCCGGCCGGGCTGTCCCATCTCTTCGCAGcgttttgcctttcttttcgGTTCACCGGCGCCGAGGGGTGACCGCGCCGAGCGCCCCCGCGGGCAGGGGCCGGTGAGGTCCCTTGGTGctatcctccccccccccccccacgccgcCCTCCTGTGACCCAGCTCCTCGTCCCACCCGGCTCTGCGCCGGGGGCTTGTCCTTGCCAAAATACCTCACCTGTGCCTGagccccgcagcgcccggcTCCCGGCCGGGCTGGCCAGGTCGGCGGCACCGGGTGGGGACCGCGGGGCGCCCCGGGGCTCAGGGGTGGTGGGTGCCCCGCTCCGGTGAGGGGCTTTGGGCGCGGTGGGGCATGGCACAGGGGATATGCAGGGGACACGGGTGGTGGGACAGGGCCGTTGGGATGCTGGAGAGGGGCTGTAGCAGGGTGTGGGGGGCTCCTGTCACCCCCAGGGAGCAGGTGGTGGTGAGGAGTGAGCAGGGGACAGCGGGGGTCTGGCCACCCCCCCCATGTCTCCTGCTTCCCCCCAGGTCCCGGGGTCTCCCTTCATCTCAGCCCTTGGTTCCCCCCCGGTGTGGGCTCTGGCCGTGCCTGCGCCCCAGGGGGctcctgctccatgtgggacccagcccccagccctgagccTGGCCCCCC
It includes:
- the XKR7 gene encoding LOW QUALITY PROTEIN: XK-related protein 7 (The sequence of the model RefSeq protein was modified relative to this genomic sequence to represent the inferred CDS: deleted 1 base in 1 codon), whose amino-acid sequence is MAAKSDGGGGPAVRLESPGDGGGGGGGGGGRRAGVAAPPSRRYRLRDGCWVLGALLVCFADGASDLWLAAHYYVRGQRWWFGLTLLFVLLPSLVVQLLSFRWFVYDFAAGTKGSAGSTKDSARGPRGCCRLCVWLLQGCIHLLQLGQVWRYLRTLYLGLQSRWQAEHRRRHFYWRMMFESADISMLRLLETFLKSAPQLVLQLSIMVQQNSIEPLQGLSASASLVSLAWMIASYQKVLRDSREDKMPMSYKGAIVQILWHLFTIAARAIAFALFASVFQLYFGIFIVTHWCIMTFWIIQGETDFCMSKWEEIIYNMVVGIIYIFCWFNVKEGRSRYRMCIYYVITLSENAALTVLWFLYYNRETTSDFHALILVCVVSSSFALGIFFMFIYYCLLHPNGPMFGPHAGGCIFRQQPAPAPGSPADAVTSPPRSLPRTTGGEREGVPGDRDSCVPVFQVRPCAPPPPAARAPRTEGPVIRIDLPRKKYPAWDAHFIDRRLRKTILALEYASPTTPRLQYRTAGVSQELLEYETTV